Proteins encoded together in one Halomarina salina window:
- a CDS encoding type I 3-dehydroquinate dehydratase translates to MNFDGFVLAASTADLDEEPDARDHADIIEFRMDQASDPLAALDDYDGDLPILATNRVEWEGGDAPDDEDRLVALAAATEHPAVEAIDVELAAIVGARNDDALWTIAHARERDASVVVSIHDFEETPAREECGRLLDQALEFGDVAKLAVMAESRADVLHLLGVTHAKTEAGERVATMAMGETGRHSRAVAPLYGSRIGYAPVDPERATAPGQYDLATLRELVDALR, encoded by the coding sequence ATGAACTTCGACGGGTTCGTCCTCGCCGCATCCACCGCCGACCTCGACGAGGAACCCGACGCCCGCGACCACGCCGACATCATCGAGTTCCGGATGGACCAGGCGAGCGACCCGCTGGCCGCGCTCGACGACTACGACGGCGACCTTCCGATTCTGGCGACCAACCGCGTCGAGTGGGAGGGTGGCGACGCACCGGACGACGAGGACCGACTCGTCGCGCTGGCGGCGGCCACCGAACACCCCGCGGTCGAGGCCATCGACGTCGAACTCGCCGCCATCGTCGGCGCGCGCAACGACGACGCGCTGTGGACCATCGCGCACGCCCGCGAGCGGGACGCGTCGGTGGTCGTGTCGATTCACGACTTCGAGGAGACCCCGGCGCGCGAGGAGTGCGGTCGCCTGCTCGACCAGGCGCTGGAGTTCGGCGACGTAGCCAAACTCGCCGTGATGGCCGAGTCGCGAGCCGACGTGCTCCACCTGCTCGGGGTGACCCACGCCAAGACCGAGGCGGGCGAACGGGTGGCGACGATGGCGATGGGCGAGACGGGCCGTCACTCTCGCGCCGTCGCCCCGCTGTACGGGTCCCGTATCGGCTACGCGCCGGTCGACCCGGAACGGGCGACGGCCCCCGGTCAGTACGACCTGGCGACGCTCCGCGAACTGGTCGACGCGCTCCGGTGA
- a CDS encoding zinc ribbon domain-containing protein, whose product MRRRRPWLAAVLAFVYPGLGHVYLREWLRALLWFLLWVSTALWVFEDTAIEDGGIDAVVQAWGNLPLWAAGALFAVTVFCIVDAYWLASRGQNVPTARETAGGATDADADAESTDRCPNCRRRIEDDYDFCPWCAAER is encoded by the coding sequence ATGAGGCGCCGTCGTCCGTGGCTCGCCGCGGTGCTCGCCTTCGTCTACCCCGGGCTCGGGCACGTCTACCTGCGGGAGTGGCTCCGGGCGCTGCTCTGGTTCCTCCTGTGGGTGTCGACGGCGCTCTGGGTGTTCGAGGACACGGCCATCGAGGACGGCGGCATCGACGCCGTCGTCCAGGCGTGGGGCAACCTCCCGCTGTGGGCGGCGGGGGCGCTGTTCGCCGTCACCGTCTTCTGCATCGTCGACGCCTACTGGCTCGCCTCCCGCGGCCAGAACGTCCCCACCGCACGCGAGACGGCCGGCGGGGCCACCGACGCCGATGCTGACGCCGAATCGACCGACCGCTGTCCGAACTGCCGCCGCCGAATCGAGGACGATTACGACTTCTGCCCGTGGTGTGCGGCCGAGCGCTGA
- a CDS encoding transcription initiation factor IIB, translating into MSDSNTRTRERTTEAESEQTDEREGLDCPECGGQLIDDSEHGETVCQDCGLVVEEDAVDRGPEWRAFDSAEKDQKSRVGAPTTNMMHDKGLSTNIDWRDKDAYGNSLGSRQRAKMQRLRKWNERFRTRDSKERNLKQALGEIDRMASALGLPENVRETASVIYRRALDENLLPGRSIEGVATSSVYAAARQAGVPRSLDEIADVSRVEKSEIARTYRYVVRELGLEVKPADPESYVPRFASALGLSDEAENRARQLLRNAKEKGVHSGKSPVGLAAAAVYAAALLTNEKTTQAAVSEVADISEVTIRNRYHELLEAEQDIPL; encoded by the coding sequence ATGAGTGATTCGAACACACGAACCCGAGAGAGAACGACCGAGGCGGAGAGCGAGCAGACCGACGAGCGAGAGGGACTCGACTGTCCCGAGTGCGGCGGTCAGCTAATCGACGACAGCGAGCACGGCGAGACGGTCTGTCAGGACTGCGGTCTCGTCGTCGAGGAGGACGCCGTCGACCGCGGCCCCGAGTGGCGCGCGTTCGACTCCGCGGAGAAAGACCAGAAGTCCCGCGTCGGCGCGCCGACGACGAACATGATGCACGACAAGGGGCTCTCGACCAACATCGACTGGCGCGACAAGGACGCGTACGGCAACTCGCTCGGGAGTCGCCAGCGCGCGAAGATGCAGCGCCTCCGGAAGTGGAACGAGCGGTTCCGCACCCGCGACTCCAAGGAGCGCAACCTCAAGCAGGCGCTCGGCGAGATCGACCGCATGGCGAGCGCCCTCGGCCTCCCCGAGAACGTCCGGGAGACCGCGAGCGTCATCTACCGCCGCGCGCTCGACGAGAACCTCCTGCCGGGGCGCTCCATCGAGGGCGTCGCCACCTCGTCGGTGTACGCCGCGGCACGGCAGGCGGGCGTCCCGCGCTCGCTCGACGAGATCGCCGACGTCAGCCGGGTCGAGAAGAGCGAGATCGCCCGCACCTACCGCTACGTCGTCCGCGAACTCGGTCTCGAAGTGAAGCCGGCCGACCCCGAGAGCTACGTGCCGCGGTTCGCCAGCGCCCTGGGCCTCTCCGACGAGGCGGAGAACCGCGCCCGACAGCTCCTCCGCAACGCGAAGGAGAAGGGCGTCCACTCCGGGAAGTCGCCGGTCGGCCTCGCCGCCGCCGCCGTCTACGCGGCCGCGCTGCTGACGAACGAGAAGACGACGCAGGCCGCCGTCAGCGAGGTCGCCGACATCTCCGAGGTCACCATCCGGAACCGCTACCACGAACTGCTCGAAGCCGAGCAGGACATCCCGCTGTAG
- a CDS encoding DNA-methyltransferase encodes MQTEHAVHVDDARNLALPDDSVDLVVTSPPYPMIEMWDDLFCDLDPAVGDALDADDGERAFDLMHEALDPVWAELERVLVPGGIACLNVGDATRTLDEFALYPNGAELATRLRDHGLTQLPGIQWRKPTNSGTKFMGSGMLPPNAYPTLEHEQILVVRNGSPRQLEPKADERYEAAYFWEERNEWFSDLWTFTGTDQRLDEQARERSAAYPLELPLRLIRMFSTYGDCVFDPFWGTGTTTLAAMLSGRDSLGVELDRGLVEAFTDRLVDIEDRSSELAADRLDRHATFAADRETNYRADHYDFGVVTGQEQRIRLYAVEAVDATDPADLETTGATDGPLAADGATTGWTCEHTPVEF; translated from the coding sequence ATGCAGACCGAACACGCGGTCCACGTCGACGACGCTCGGAACCTCGCGCTCCCCGACGACAGCGTGGACCTCGTGGTCACCTCGCCGCCGTACCCGATGATCGAGATGTGGGACGACCTGTTCTGCGACCTCGACCCCGCCGTCGGCGACGCCCTCGACGCCGACGACGGCGAACGCGCCTTCGACCTGATGCACGAGGCGCTCGACCCGGTGTGGGCGGAACTCGAACGCGTCCTCGTTCCGGGCGGCATCGCCTGTCTCAACGTGGGGGACGCGACGCGCACGCTCGACGAGTTCGCGCTCTACCCCAACGGCGCGGAACTGGCGACCCGACTCCGTGACCACGGCCTGACCCAGTTGCCGGGCATCCAGTGGCGCAAACCGACCAACAGCGGCACGAAGTTCATGGGGTCGGGGATGCTCCCGCCGAACGCCTACCCGACGCTCGAACACGAGCAGATACTCGTCGTCCGCAACGGCAGTCCCCGGCAACTCGAACCGAAGGCCGACGAGCGCTACGAGGCGGCGTACTTCTGGGAGGAGCGCAACGAGTGGTTCTCGGACCTCTGGACGTTCACCGGCACCGACCAGCGCCTCGACGAACAGGCCCGCGAGCGCTCGGCGGCGTACCCGCTCGAACTCCCCCTGCGACTCATCCGGATGTTCTCGACGTACGGCGACTGCGTCTTCGACCCGTTCTGGGGTACGGGGACGACGACGCTCGCGGCGATGCTCTCCGGCCGGGACTCGCTGGGCGTCGAACTCGACCGGGGCCTCGTCGAGGCGTTCACCGACCGACTCGTCGACATCGAGGACCGCTCCAGCGAACTCGCCGCGGACCGCCTCGACCGACACGCGACGTTCGCCGCCGACCGGGAGACGAACTACCGGGCCGACCACTACGACTTCGGCGTCGTCACGGGACAGGAGCAGCGAATCCGTCTCTACGCCGTCGAGGCCGTCGACGCGACCGACCCCGCGGACCTGGAGACGACGGGCGCGACGGACGGGCCGCTGGCGGCCGACGGCGCGACGACCGGGTGGACCTGCGAGCACACCCCGGTCGAGTTTTGA